The Gemmatimonadaceae bacterium genome contains a region encoding:
- a CDS encoding peptidylprolyl isomerase codes for MRAASVALASLVFAAAAVEATAQSATQARSRRNVALYARLLAMTDSRTFAAALVDSALASSWASLRAAATLAIGQVGSSHGMPGAPRLRELLADRDLVVASNAAYALGLLRDSTPVAVSALAAALGGPPRVAREAAWALGEIGAQARSTIVAALATPGSDEARTIQLLFAAGKLRPVPVEAVRRYLSDESRPSVLWAAIYSIARSRAPAGARDLIAAAALPPLAGASAAAQGSADVATSARLLTAEVYVSPSVALQRAKADLARGLSKAAAGDSLADRAVPVLSRLVLDSHPHVRINGVRSLATFGPRARDMVVAATRDPDANTRIAAAQSLNTVLDSSVVSWKPLWGADTSMMYRSSLLTAAARAGAMLPEFVTWQGHSNWRYRAAALDAAGGLPNATLGSQVGYQMISDTDRRVRAAAYSVIAGNDSVLSVRARQALLRGLIDPDYIVRATVIGSLARRANAADAPFVLNAYQRSARDPGNDARLAAIQYLAAAWKRDSAAFSPTLRTSLGRLHPSPDPLVRFAAAGASAFRGWESTSGTPRALEWYERLVRTYIIPAQAGNRQRATIRTLRGDIVLDLFGADAPITVDNFLTLARSGYYRGTRFHRVVPNFVAQDGDPRDDGNGGPGYAIRDEMNPRRYDRGALGMALSGADTGGSQYFITHSPQPHLDGHYTVFGRVVRGFRALDATVQGDAILAVVPR; via the coding sequence ATGCGCGCAGCTAGCGTCGCTCTGGCATCGTTGGTGTTCGCTGCAGCCGCTGTCGAGGCGACCGCACAGAGCGCAACGCAGGCTCGCTCCCGCCGCAACGTGGCGTTGTATGCGCGCCTCCTGGCGATGACGGACTCGCGCACCTTCGCTGCAGCGCTCGTGGACAGTGCTCTTGCCAGCAGCTGGGCGTCTTTGCGCGCCGCGGCCACACTCGCAATCGGACAGGTTGGCTCGTCGCATGGAATGCCGGGTGCGCCTCGGCTGCGCGAGCTCCTCGCGGATCGCGATCTTGTCGTTGCGTCGAACGCCGCCTACGCCCTCGGGCTGTTGCGCGATTCGACACCGGTCGCTGTCTCCGCACTCGCAGCAGCCCTCGGCGGCCCTCCGCGCGTTGCGCGTGAAGCTGCGTGGGCGCTCGGTGAGATCGGCGCACAGGCGCGGAGCACGATCGTTGCCGCGCTTGCAACGCCGGGCTCCGACGAGGCGCGGACGATCCAGCTCCTCTTCGCCGCAGGCAAGCTGCGGCCGGTGCCGGTCGAGGCAGTCCGCCGATATCTCTCCGACGAAAGTCGCCCGTCTGTACTCTGGGCAGCGATCTACTCTATTGCACGTTCGCGCGCACCTGCCGGCGCGCGAGACCTGATTGCAGCGGCCGCCCTTCCGCCGCTTGCGGGAGCATCGGCAGCCGCCCAGGGTTCCGCCGATGTTGCAACATCCGCGCGGCTGCTCACCGCCGAAGTTTACGTGTCGCCGTCGGTTGCCTTGCAGCGAGCGAAAGCCGATCTCGCGCGTGGCCTGAGCAAAGCCGCGGCGGGTGACTCACTCGCTGATCGCGCAGTTCCCGTGCTGTCGCGGCTAGTCCTGGATTCGCATCCGCACGTGAGAATCAACGGTGTGCGGTCTCTCGCGACATTCGGCCCTCGTGCCCGCGACATGGTCGTCGCGGCCACGCGCGACCCGGACGCGAATACCCGCATCGCCGCCGCGCAATCGTTGAACACTGTTCTCGATTCGAGCGTCGTGAGCTGGAAGCCGCTATGGGGTGCGGACACGAGCATGATGTATCGATCGAGCCTGCTCACCGCGGCTGCGCGCGCCGGCGCGATGCTCCCCGAGTTCGTCACGTGGCAGGGGCACTCCAACTGGCGCTATCGAGCCGCGGCGCTCGATGCCGCCGGCGGCCTTCCGAATGCAACGCTCGGCAGTCAGGTCGGCTACCAGATGATTTCCGACACCGATCGGCGCGTCCGCGCGGCGGCTTATTCCGTCATTGCCGGTAATGACTCCGTTCTTAGCGTGCGGGCGCGGCAGGCTTTGTTGCGCGGGCTGATCGACCCGGATTACATCGTGCGCGCGACAGTGATTGGAAGTCTGGCGCGCCGCGCAAACGCGGCGGACGCTCCGTTCGTTCTCAACGCGTACCAGCGAAGCGCGCGAGATCCCGGGAATGACGCGCGGCTCGCGGCAATTCAGTATCTCGCCGCTGCATGGAAGCGCGACAGCGCCGCCTTTTCTCCAACACTGCGGACGAGTCTCGGACGCCTGCACCCGTCGCCTGACCCTCTCGTGCGGTTCGCAGCTGCAGGAGCCTCGGCGTTCCGCGGCTGGGAATCCACTTCGGGCACACCGCGGGCACTCGAGTGGTATGAGCGACTCGTGAGGACATACATAATCCCCGCTCAGGCGGGAAACAGACAGCGCGCGACCATCCGGACGCTGAGAGGCGATATCGTTCTCGATCTGTTCGGGGCCGACGCGCCGATTACCGTCGACAACTTTCTAACCCTTGCGCGATCCGGGTACTACCGCGGAACGAGATTCCATCGTGTGGTGCCCAACTTCGTCGCGCAGGACGGCGATCCGCGCGACGACGGCAACGGTGGACCTGGCTACGCAATCCGCGATGAGATGAATCCGCGAAGGTACGACAGGGGCGCGCTCGGAATGGCGCTCTCGGGTGCGGATACCGGAGGAAGCCAGTACTTCATCACGCATTCGCCCCAGCCGCACCTCGACGGGCATTACACTGTTTTCGGTCGCGTCGTGCGCGGGTTCCGCGCGCTCGACGCGACCGTGCAGGGTGACGCGATTCTCGCGGTCGTGCCCCGATGA
- a CDS encoding RidA family protein yields MLKHVTTDNAPAAIGPYSQGIIANGFLYTAGQIALDPVSGEMVKADIVEQTDRVMKNLQGILESAGAAWSDVVKTTVYLQDLAHFPTVNEIYGRWTGDARPARSTVQVAALPRGALIEMDLIALLPSST; encoded by the coding sequence ATGCTGAAGCATGTAACGACTGACAACGCGCCAGCAGCAATAGGCCCGTACTCTCAGGGTATCATCGCCAACGGATTCCTCTATACCGCAGGGCAGATAGCGCTCGATCCTGTTTCCGGTGAGATGGTGAAGGCCGACATTGTCGAGCAGACCGACCGCGTAATGAAAAATCTCCAGGGCATCCTCGAATCGGCGGGTGCCGCCTGGAGCGACGTCGTGAAGACTACGGTGTACCTTCAGGATCTCGCGCATTTTCCGACCGTGAACGAGATCTACGGGCGCTGGACCGGCGACGCACGTCCTGCGCGATCGACGGTTCAGGTAGCCGCGCTACCCCGCGGCGCGCTCATCGAGATGGACCTGATAGCGCTGCTCCCCTCATCCACCTAG
- a CDS encoding UDP-2,3-diacylglucosamine diphosphatase — protein sequence MPASPCYLVSDAHIGVAPLDVERSFVRFLRELRGHAASLVINGDLFDFWFEWKSVIPRSSFRALAALAELRDSGIKILWLAGNHDCWGGEILRQDVGVDYHVGPWTGELAGWHSRVEHGDGLRQEEDRGYRVIRPVMRNPLAIRAFRALHPDWATWLAQGSSDASREYRARDEGRGLRAVAMAELEHDRSLDLLVYGHSHVPALERAPRAGVFANAGSWLDAPTYLRITPESIELLEWREGSAEGHRLHAVDRLSEKALADA from the coding sequence GTGCCAGCTTCCCCCTGCTATCTCGTCTCGGATGCGCACATCGGAGTCGCACCGCTCGACGTAGAGCGCTCGTTCGTGCGATTTCTGCGGGAGCTCCGCGGCCACGCCGCGTCGCTTGTCATCAACGGCGATTTGTTCGACTTCTGGTTCGAGTGGAAGTCCGTCATTCCGCGGTCGAGCTTCCGCGCTCTCGCCGCGCTCGCGGAGCTGCGCGACAGTGGAATAAAGATTCTCTGGCTGGCAGGTAATCACGACTGCTGGGGTGGTGAGATTCTTCGCCAGGACGTCGGCGTGGATTATCATGTTGGACCCTGGACCGGCGAGCTCGCGGGGTGGCATTCGCGCGTCGAGCACGGCGACGGGCTGCGTCAGGAGGAGGATCGGGGCTACCGCGTGATTCGCCCGGTGATGCGGAACCCGCTGGCAATTCGCGCATTCCGCGCTCTGCATCCCGATTGGGCAACGTGGCTCGCGCAGGGCAGCTCAGATGCGAGCCGCGAGTATCGAGCGCGCGACGAGGGCCGGGGGCTTCGCGCGGTAGCAATGGCCGAGCTGGAGCACGACAGGTCGCTCGACCTTCTCGTTTACGGTCACTCGCACGTGCCCGCTCTCGAGCGCGCACCACGAGCGGGCGTGTTCGCAAATGCCGGCTCCTGGCTCGATGCCCCGACCTATCTTCGAATCACGCCTGAATCGATCGAGCTGCTCGAGTGGCGTGAAGGCTCAGCCGAGGGTCACCGTCTCCACGCGGTCGATCGCCTTTCCGAGAAAGCGCTGGCCGACGCGTAG
- a CDS encoding non-canonical purine NTP pyrophosphatase produces the protein MPVERPGILLATRSSGKLRELSEILRDFDLDVIDVTAVGIPLSADEDAIESFPTFEENALAKARYFHAQSGGMPTLADDSGVVVDALGGAPGVLSKRFSGRSDLSGTDLDAANNAKLTTELSRVDAERFERGEGTAPRTARYVCVAAFVSLEGELIRDGKIEGRIVEYPRGAGGFGYDPYFESPELGGTFAEADWSLKSRVSHRGRAFRALLPALRERGWA, from the coding sequence TTGCCGGTTGAGCGCCCGGGAATACTGCTGGCGACGCGGAGCAGCGGAAAGCTTCGCGAGCTGAGTGAGATACTCCGCGATTTCGATCTGGACGTGATCGACGTCACCGCCGTCGGAATTCCTCTGAGCGCTGACGAGGATGCAATTGAAAGCTTTCCGACGTTCGAGGAGAATGCCCTGGCGAAGGCGCGATACTTTCACGCCCAGAGCGGAGGAATGCCCACACTCGCCGATGATTCGGGCGTGGTGGTGGATGCACTCGGCGGGGCGCCGGGAGTGCTGAGCAAGAGATTCTCGGGGCGAAGTGATTTGAGCGGCACCGACCTCGACGCAGCAAACAACGCGAAGTTGACGACCGAGCTCTCGCGCGTCGACGCTGAAAGGTTTGAGCGCGGTGAAGGCACGGCTCCCCGAACGGCGCGGTACGTGTGCGTCGCGGCATTTGTCAGCCTGGAGGGCGAGCTGATTCGCGATGGGAAGATCGAAGGCCGCATAGTCGAGTACCCGCGCGGCGCCGGCGGGTTCGGCTACGATCCGTACTTCGAGTCGCCGGAATTAGGGGGAACGTTTGCCGAAGCGGACTGGTCTCTGAAGTCGAGAGTGAGCCATCGCGGGCGTGCGTTTCGCGCGCTTTTGCCTGCGTTGCGCGAGCGCGGCTGGGCATAG
- the rph gene encoding ribonuclease PH gives MPNKRASRSDRANSELRPITLEPGVAPYAEGSCLITFGTTRVLCTASVEDGVPGWRRGRGEGWLTAEYAMLPRATRTRTSRERSQLGGRTQEIQRLIGRSVRAMLDDFKFGEFTVKIDCDVLVADGGTRTAAITGAAVAVEQAFNWMVESGKIAATPVKRRVAAISVGIVDGESRLDLDYAEDVRAEVDMNVVMSSAGRFVEVQGTGENGTFDRAQLDELLELAISGIKRLDAEQQAALAG, from the coding sequence GTGCCCAATAAGCGCGCGTCGCGGAGTGACAGGGCGAATTCCGAGCTGCGTCCAATCACGCTCGAGCCTGGCGTTGCTCCTTATGCTGAAGGCTCGTGTCTGATCACCTTCGGAACCACGCGGGTGCTTTGCACCGCGAGCGTCGAGGACGGCGTCCCGGGGTGGCGCCGCGGCCGTGGCGAAGGATGGCTCACCGCGGAGTACGCAATGCTTCCGCGCGCAACACGCACTCGAACCTCGCGCGAGCGATCTCAGCTCGGCGGACGAACGCAGGAGATTCAGCGTTTGATCGGTCGCAGCGTGCGCGCCATGCTCGATGATTTCAAGTTCGGCGAATTCACCGTGAAGATTGACTGCGACGTTCTCGTCGCCGACGGCGGAACGCGCACAGCGGCGATAACTGGCGCCGCCGTGGCCGTCGAGCAGGCGTTCAACTGGATGGTGGAATCGGGGAAGATCGCAGCGACTCCCGTAAAACGGCGTGTCGCCGCGATCAGCGTCGGAATCGTCGACGGTGAGTCGCGGCTCGATCTCGACTATGCGGAGGATGTCCGCGCCGAGGTCGACATGAACGTCGTGATGAGCTCGGCGGGAAGGTTTGTGGAAGTGCAGGGCACTGGTGAGAACGGCACGTTCGACCGCGCGCAGCTCGACGAGCTGTTGGAGCTGGCAATCTCGGGAATCAAGCGGCTCGACGCGGAGCAACAGGCAGCGCTTGCCGGTTGA
- the rfaE2 gene encoding D-glycero-beta-D-manno-heptose 1-phosphate adenylyltransferase, translating to MARREQMPGKVVFTNGVFDLLHPGHVDVLKAARSRGDALIVGMNTDHSVARLKGPGRPVRNQAERSYVLAALEAVDLVVLFDQDTPLELVRALRPDVIVKGGDYTVDSIVGASEVQGWGGEVVVVPLTPGQSTSSIIEKLSAQ from the coding sequence GTGGCGCGCCGCGAGCAGATGCCGGGGAAGGTCGTCTTCACGAATGGTGTTTTCGATCTTCTTCATCCCGGGCACGTGGACGTGCTCAAGGCAGCGCGCTCGCGCGGGGATGCGTTGATAGTCGGCATGAACACCGATCATTCCGTGGCCCGTCTAAAGGGACCCGGTCGCCCCGTCCGCAATCAGGCGGAGCGATCTTACGTGCTGGCCGCGCTCGAGGCCGTGGACCTCGTCGTGCTTTTCGACCAGGACACGCCGCTGGAGCTCGTGCGCGCGCTCCGTCCGGATGTGATCGTGAAGGGCGGCGACTATACGGTAGACTCCATTGTCGGCGCGAGCGAAGTTCAAGGCTGGGGAGGAGAAGTTGTGGTCGTGCCTCTCACACCCGGTCAGTCCACCTCATCCATCATCGAGAAGCTAAGTGCCCAATAA
- the secF gene encoding protein translocase subunit SecF: protein MLRIFHNTSYDFIRWWKWAAGLTAAFLLIGLASYIQAPINYSIEFTGGTLVQVKFRQPPDVAALRARMTAAGVQGAEITQFGSPTEYTIRAQEARLVASQDTAAGTVARRIRTALLSTYGAGNAEVMRTEAVGPRVGSELRRNALIAMIVSFFITLIYLAVRFEWRMGLAAVVATAHDFVATLVFLKLMHLEVSLMVVAGLLTVIGYSMNDTVIIFDRLREDLRKARNESLYDTLNRAINETLPRSIITHSLSLTSVLALLLLGGEVIRPFAWVMAFGIFTGTFSSMYVAAPILIWIERKWPRKTSVARRSSTATRTSPTPRSPATATR, encoded by the coding sequence ATGCTGAGAATATTCCATAACACGAGTTACGATTTCATTCGCTGGTGGAAGTGGGCTGCCGGCCTTACGGCGGCCTTCCTTCTCATCGGCCTCGCCTCGTACATCCAGGCTCCCATCAACTACAGCATCGAGTTTACGGGCGGCACGCTCGTCCAAGTGAAGTTTCGCCAGCCGCCCGATGTGGCGGCGCTGCGCGCGCGGATGACCGCTGCCGGCGTGCAGGGTGCTGAGATAACCCAGTTCGGGTCGCCGACGGAATATACGATTCGCGCTCAGGAGGCCAGACTGGTAGCCTCTCAGGACACTGCGGCAGGCACCGTGGCGCGGCGCATCCGGACGGCGCTCCTGTCGACCTACGGTGCGGGCAACGCCGAAGTCATGCGAACGGAAGCGGTCGGCCCGCGAGTCGGAAGCGAGCTGCGGCGCAATGCTCTCATTGCGATGATCGTTTCGTTCTTCATCACCCTCATTTATCTCGCGGTGCGCTTCGAGTGGCGCATGGGCCTGGCTGCCGTCGTGGCGACGGCACACGATTTCGTTGCCACGCTGGTGTTCCTCAAGCTGATGCATCTCGAAGTGTCTCTGATGGTTGTCGCCGGATTGCTCACCGTGATCGGGTATTCGATGAACGACACGGTCATCATCTTCGACCGATTGCGCGAGGACCTTCGCAAGGCACGCAATGAGTCGCTCTATGACACGTTGAACCGTGCGATCAACGAGACGCTGCCACGCTCGATCATCACCCATTCGCTCTCGCTGACGTCTGTTCTTGCGCTGCTGCTCCTGGGTGGCGAGGTGATCCGGCCGTTCGCGTGGGTGATGGCGTTCGGAATCTTCACGGGCACATTCAGCTCCATGTATGTGGCTGCTCCCATTCTCATCTGGATCGAGCGAAAATGGCCCAGGAAGACATCGGTCGCGCGCCGTTCATCGACAGCCACGCGCACCTCGCCGACTCCGCGTTCGCCGGCGACCGCGACGAGGTAA
- the selD gene encoding selenide, water dikinase SelD, whose product MTGTSKTREELFRLTAFARCAGUASKMGPGDLLSALAPLPSMTDERLLVGRETFDDAGVYLIADGVALVQTVDFFAPIVDDPYEFGQVAAANALSDVYAMGGQPLTALNIVAFPTGELPLSVLTDILRGGQAKVHEAGALIIGGHTVIDTELKYGLAVTGRAHPDFLLTNAAAKPGDRLVLTKPIGNGILATALKRGIVPPSAGAEMLEVMKRLNGAASRAALAAGVKCATDITGYGLLGHASHIARASKVTLRIRAASVSILGGAREALSQGATTDGLKRNQEYLKDLIEWRGKSADEGALLCDPQTSGGLLVAVPPSRVAGYLSKIEGAVEIGEVLERENIAIVVD is encoded by the coding sequence ATGACCGGCACCTCCAAGACGCGCGAAGAGCTGTTCCGCCTCACTGCATTTGCGCGCTGCGCCGGTTGAGCGTCCAAAATGGGTCCGGGCGACCTGTTGTCAGCGCTTGCGCCTCTGCCGTCGATGACGGACGAGCGCCTCCTCGTCGGACGTGAAACGTTCGACGACGCCGGTGTTTACCTCATCGCCGACGGCGTCGCTCTCGTCCAGACCGTTGATTTTTTCGCGCCGATAGTCGACGACCCCTACGAGTTCGGCCAGGTTGCCGCCGCTAACGCGTTGTCCGACGTCTATGCGATGGGCGGCCAGCCGCTCACGGCTCTCAACATCGTCGCGTTTCCTACGGGAGAGCTGCCGTTGTCGGTGCTGACGGACATTCTGCGCGGCGGGCAGGCGAAGGTGCACGAGGCGGGGGCACTCATAATCGGGGGGCATACCGTAATCGACACGGAGCTCAAGTACGGACTCGCCGTTACTGGACGTGCGCATCCGGATTTCCTGCTCACGAACGCCGCAGCAAAACCGGGCGATCGCCTGGTGCTTACAAAGCCGATCGGCAACGGGATTCTCGCGACTGCTCTGAAGCGGGGCATCGTGCCGCCGTCTGCAGGCGCGGAAATGCTCGAGGTGATGAAGCGCTTGAACGGCGCGGCGAGCCGCGCGGCCCTCGCGGCCGGCGTGAAATGCGCGACTGACATCACGGGGTACGGACTGCTCGGGCACGCGTCTCACATTGCCCGTGCCAGCAAGGTGACACTTCGAATACGCGCGGCCTCGGTCTCGATCCTGGGCGGTGCTCGCGAAGCACTCAGTCAGGGCGCTACAACGGACGGCCTCAAACGTAATCAGGAATACCTGAAGGATCTCATTGAATGGCGCGGCAAGTCCGCCGATGAGGGTGCGCTGCTGTGCGATCCACAGACATCGGGGGGACTGCTCGTCGCCGTGCCACCGAGCCGAGTCGCTGGCTATCTTTCGAAAATCGAAGGAGCGGTGGAAATCGGCGAAGTGCTCGAGCGAGAGAACATTGCTATCGTGGTTGACTGA
- a CDS encoding TatD family hydrolase: MAQEDIGRAPFIDSHAHLADSAFAGDRDEVIRRARDTGARGIVCIGSGSGADDVMGAARDAAALSRENSGYVFSSAGVHPHDASGFDPVSHIEELRELVGAGAVAIGECGLDYHYDNSPRLEQRRAFAEQLALAAEVKRPVVVHTRDAEDDTRAMVSEAGKAGVSGVLHCFTGTHSLAEAALEAGWYISFSGIVTFRKWTDDDLLRLVPDDRILAESDSPYLAPVPHRGKRNEPAWVNFTVARLARARGVTAEEMGATVAANAVRLFSLAAVTTL, encoded by the coding sequence ATGGCCCAGGAAGACATCGGTCGCGCGCCGTTCATCGACAGCCACGCGCACCTCGCCGACTCCGCGTTCGCCGGCGACCGCGACGAGGTAATCCGCCGGGCTCGCGACACGGGAGCCCGCGGCATAGTCTGCATCGGATCCGGCAGTGGCGCCGACGACGTCATGGGCGCAGCGCGTGACGCCGCTGCGCTCAGCCGCGAGAATTCCGGCTATGTCTTTTCTTCGGCCGGTGTGCATCCGCACGATGCTTCGGGATTCGACCCGGTCTCTCATATTGAAGAGCTTCGCGAGCTCGTCGGCGCGGGTGCCGTAGCGATCGGCGAGTGCGGCCTCGATTACCACTACGACAACTCGCCTCGACTAGAGCAGCGGCGGGCATTCGCCGAGCAGCTCGCACTTGCAGCCGAGGTGAAGCGCCCGGTTGTGGTGCACACGCGGGACGCCGAGGACGACACGCGTGCGATGGTGAGCGAAGCAGGAAAGGCCGGAGTGTCTGGTGTTTTGCATTGTTTCACCGGCACGCACTCATTGGCTGAAGCGGCGCTCGAAGCCGGCTGGTACATCTCCTTCAGCGGCATCGTGACCTTCCGCAAGTGGACCGATGACGATCTCCTCAGGCTGGTGCCAGACGACCGAATTCTGGCGGAATCCGATTCACCGTACCTGGCGCCGGTTCCACACCGGGGAAAGCGGAACGAGCCGGCGTGGGTCAACTTTACAGTGGCTCGCCTCGCGAGAGCGCGTGGCGTGACTGCGGAGGAAATGGGCGCGACAGTAGCGGCGAACGCGGTGCGTCTCTTCAGTCTGGCGGCGGTGACAACACTCTGA
- the murI gene encoding glutamate racemase: protein MVKKTSASSPIGVFDSGIGGLTVVRELTRQLPNESIIYFGDTARVPYGPKSPETVIRYSREITSFLRDQGVKAVVVACNTATAHALPALRDEYDLPIIGVIEPGSRAAARATRSGNVGVIGTHGTINSRAYERAIVAELPTANVMARACPLFVPLIEEGWLETEATRLIATEYLGPFVGAEIDTLVLGCTHYPLMKRAIGEVVGRQVRLIDSAEETAAETAETLRAHSLSHDDGADPTYRFIASDVPDQFLRVGQRFLGKAIDRVETVTLG, encoded by the coding sequence ATGGTGAAAAAAACGAGTGCCTCGTCCCCCATCGGCGTCTTTGATTCCGGAATTGGCGGACTCACCGTCGTAAGAGAGCTGACGCGCCAGCTGCCGAATGAGAGCATTATCTACTTCGGCGACACGGCGAGAGTCCCGTACGGACCGAAGAGTCCGGAGACAGTGATTCGCTACAGCCGTGAGATCACGTCGTTTCTTCGCGATCAGGGTGTCAAGGCAGTCGTCGTTGCGTGCAATACTGCTACGGCGCACGCACTGCCGGCGCTGCGCGACGAGTACGACCTCCCGATCATCGGTGTCATCGAGCCGGGGTCGCGCGCAGCAGCGCGTGCAACGCGCTCCGGGAATGTTGGCGTGATCGGCACGCATGGAACGATCAACTCGCGGGCGTACGAGCGCGCCATCGTCGCTGAGCTGCCCACGGCAAATGTCATGGCCCGAGCATGTCCCTTGTTCGTTCCGCTCATCGAGGAAGGCTGGCTGGAAACCGAAGCAACGCGACTGATCGCGACAGAATACCTCGGGCCGTTTGTAGGCGCCGAGATCGACACGCTCGTTTTGGGTTGCACACACTATCCGCTCATGAAGCGGGCAATCGGTGAAGTCGTAGGACGACAAGTGCGCTTGATAGACAGCGCGGAAGAAACCGCGGCCGAAACTGCCGAGACGCTGCGTGCGCATTCATTGTCACATGATGACGGAGCGGACCCGACGTATCGGTTCATCGCCTCCGATGTGCCGGATCAGTTCCTACGCGTCGGCCAGCGCTTTCTCGGAAAGGCGATCGACCGCGTGGAGACGGTGACCCTCGGCTGA
- a CDS encoding thioesterase family protein: MSGIVAAPRETTIELRVRYAETDQMGVVYHANYLVWCEIGRTDLIRHLGTSYADLERNGIGLAVTDASVRYHFAARYDDLIRVRTVISDVRSRTVTFDYIIENAVSGARLASARTTLASLNKEGKLVALPAEIRKLMEDARS; the protein is encoded by the coding sequence ATGAGCGGCATTGTCGCGGCGCCCCGCGAAACCACAATCGAGCTGAGAGTGCGTTACGCGGAGACAGATCAAATGGGCGTCGTGTATCACGCCAACTATCTCGTGTGGTGCGAGATAGGCAGAACGGACCTGATACGGCACCTCGGCACCTCGTACGCCGACCTCGAGCGCAACGGAATCGGTCTGGCGGTGACAGACGCGTCGGTGCGCTACCACTTTGCCGCGCGCTATGATGATCTCATTCGCGTACGGACGGTGATCAGCGACGTGAGATCGCGGACGGTTACATTCGACTACATCATCGAGAATGCGGTTAGCGGAGCGCGCCTGGCATCGGCGCGAACGACTCTCGCGTCACTCAACAAGGAGGGGAAACTTGTCGCGTTGCCGGCGGAGATACGGAAGCTCATGGAAGATGCGCGCAGCTAG